One Pseudomonas abieticivorans genomic region harbors:
- a CDS encoding DoxX family protein, giving the protein MNTPFVQPAVVDGAYAADYNLLKPTRTPAWLAVTGLTATLFAALYCSLIDHTLPDFAAWSSTLWLALALVSAVLITPRVFTVGYLISLLAFLIGWRVGAMNGAQVLVWAASFTAIPLLLQFIDCVVSDTRRNQSRQGAWLGRLLWQMTLVRLCFGLNELCHASEKIFAGLGSFHTLEHGFEGLGITQGAALFVVLGGLIELASAISVGLGLFARLGAAVSLVYFLVATLGFGGEWSRGYAWASPGGGGWEYVMMLLVVFGGVMLTGAGKFSIDGWLLQRGVLARWMVPLSTNAAG; this is encoded by the coding sequence ATGAACACTCCATTCGTGCAACCTGCCGTCGTCGACGGAGCCTACGCCGCCGATTACAACCTCCTCAAACCCACGCGAACACCGGCGTGGCTGGCCGTCACCGGCCTCACCGCAACCCTCTTCGCCGCGCTGTATTGCAGTTTGATCGACCACACGCTGCCGGATTTTGCCGCCTGGTCCAGCACCTTGTGGCTGGCACTGGCACTGGTCTCGGCGGTGTTGATCACCCCGCGCGTATTCACCGTCGGTTACCTCATCTCGCTGCTGGCGTTCCTGATCGGCTGGCGCGTGGGCGCCATGAACGGCGCGCAGGTGCTGGTGTGGGCCGCAAGCTTCACGGCCATCCCCTTGCTGTTGCAGTTTATCGATTGCGTGGTCAGTGACACGCGCCGCAACCAAAGCCGGCAAGGGGCATGGCTGGGCAGGCTACTGTGGCAGATGACCCTCGTGCGCCTGTGTTTCGGGCTCAATGAGTTGTGCCATGCAAGCGAAAAAATCTTTGCCGGTTTAGGTTCGTTTCACACGCTGGAGCACGGCTTTGAGGGCCTGGGCATTACTCAGGGCGCCGCGTTGTTCGTGGTGCTGGGTGGGCTGATCGAGCTGGCCTCGGCCATCAGCGTAGGGCTCGGGTTGTTTGCAAGGCTAGGGGCTGCGGTCAGCCTGGTCTATTTCCTGGTGGCCACCCTGGGGTTTGGCGGCGAATGGAGCCGCGGCTATGCCTGGGCCTCGCCCGGTGGCGGCGGCTGGGAGTACGTGATGATGCTGCTGGTGGTGTTTGGCGGCGTGATGTTGACCGGGGCGGGCAAATTTTCGATTGATGGCTGGCTGTTGCAGCGCGGGGTATTGGCGCGGTGGATGGTGCCTTTGAGTACCAATGCGGCTGGCTGA
- a CDS encoding MFS transporter: MKKIDSLRRFIAQHRRYEVIALLFIMMIVNQGDRATLSVAGASVSLELGLSHGEMGWLFSAFAWAYMLLQLPGGIAIDRFGSIKVLGVAIIAWSLLTAAIGSVALMPVGVAFFAVFALRFLVGVAEAPCFPANSKIVSMWFPAAERGTATSIFNASQYFAAVVFTPLLAWISTRWGWPWIFYVMGVVGVAIGAVFIVRIKAPVNHGALSRVELDEIRSGGASLQEQPTQTGQPHNWRDTWASARALVGQRMFLGIYLAQFCISTLTFFFLTWFPVYLVQQRGLSILNAGLLAAVPAIFGFIGGISGGLVSDWMLRKGLSLTLARKLPIFIGMALSMSMILCNYVQTDALVVVFMALAFFGKGMGALGWAIIADVSPKRSAGMNGAIFNTFGSLAGIVTPVVIGYMVQSMGSFNGALIYVALNAAGAFISYLFIVGPLHRPDDAAAAAPEQKLAPGLPAR, translated from the coding sequence ATGAAAAAAATAGATTCTCTTCGCCGCTTCATTGCCCAGCATCGCCGTTACGAAGTGATCGCGCTGCTGTTCATCATGATGATCGTCAACCAGGGCGACCGCGCCACGCTGTCGGTGGCCGGTGCCAGTGTGTCCCTGGAACTGGGCCTGAGCCATGGCGAAATGGGCTGGCTGTTCTCGGCGTTCGCCTGGGCCTACATGCTGCTGCAATTACCGGGCGGCATTGCCATCGACCGCTTTGGCAGCATCAAGGTGCTGGGCGTGGCGATCATTGCCTGGTCGTTGCTGACTGCCGCCATTGGCAGCGTCGCGTTGATGCCGGTGGGCGTGGCGTTTTTCGCCGTGTTTGCCTTGCGCTTTCTGGTGGGGGTGGCCGAGGCGCCGTGTTTTCCGGCCAACAGCAAGATCGTCTCGATGTGGTTCCCCGCCGCTGAGCGCGGCACCGCCACCTCGATCTTCAATGCCTCGCAGTATTTTGCCGCGGTGGTGTTCACCCCCTTGTTGGCGTGGATCTCCACCCGCTGGGGCTGGCCGTGGATCTTCTATGTGATGGGGGTGGTCGGGGTCGCCATCGGCGCGGTGTTCATCGTGCGGATCAAGGCGCCGGTGAACCATGGCGCGCTGAGCCGCGTGGAGCTGGACGAGATCCGCAGCGGTGGCGCCAGCTTGCAGGAGCAACCCACGCAAACCGGCCAGCCGCACAACTGGCGTGACACCTGGGCCAGCGCCCGGGCCCTTGTGGGCCAGCGGATGTTCTTGGGTATTTACCTGGCGCAGTTTTGCATCAGCACCCTGACGTTTTTCTTCCTGACCTGGTTTCCGGTGTACCTGGTGCAGCAGCGCGGCCTGTCGATCCTCAACGCCGGCCTGCTGGCCGCGGTGCCGGCCATCTTCGGCTTTATCGGTGGCATCAGCGGCGGGCTGGTCTCGGACTGGATGCTGCGCAAGGGCCTGTCGTTGACGCTGGCGCGCAAGCTGCCGATCTTCATCGGCATGGCACTGTCCATGAGCATGATCCTGTGCAACTACGTGCAGACCGACGCGCTGGTGGTGGTGTTCATGGCCCTGGCGTTTTTCGGCAAGGGCATGGGCGCCCTGGGCTGGGCGATCATCGCCGACGTCTCGCCCAAGCGCAGCGCGGGCATGAACGGGGCGATTTTCAATACCTTCGGCAGCCTGGCCGGCATCGTCACCCCGGTGGTCATCGGCTACATGGTGCAGTCCATGGGCTCGTTCAACGGCGCCTTGATTTATGTGGCGCTCAATGCGGCAGGGGCCTTCATCAGCTACCTGTTTATCGTCGGGCCCTTGCATCGCCCTGACGACGCCGCCGCTGCGGCGCCAGAGCAAAAACTGGCGCCAGGCTTGCCGGCGCGCTGA
- a CDS encoding major royal jelly family protein has product MLNRRHFCRASVIAGGAFALAGGPLAHAAALLRAGQPLTEVASLDWLCNAVALTSDGRLFVGLPRWPGFEKTPSIAQVLPDGSLKPFPGGQWNNWAPGKPGAQALVKVNTIHIFDDDTLWAIDQGEDAGPQGINPAQKILQFDTHTGKLLRSISLPPSVLPAGANLNDLRLDAEHAYVTDSGLGAIIVVNLRTGASVRRLADHPSTKMLPERRPIGEDGQVLLMPDGSDHQVHSDPIEISPDGQWLYYQALSGPLWRVPTAGLRDTQLTEKALGEQVQFVYDTGPLTGTGIDSAGNLYLAEYDKPRVTVLSPDGTLRVVVEDPRLWNPDALFISRQRELYIPVPQSARMAANRGPGGVNGLQLPFKIYKVQLPPALGSREAVPALVGAPLPG; this is encoded by the coding sequence ATGCTGAATCGACGACATTTCTGCCGTGCCTCGGTAATCGCCGGTGGTGCTTTTGCCCTGGCGGGCGGCCCACTGGCTCATGCGGCTGCGCTGTTGCGGGCAGGCCAGCCGTTGACCGAGGTCGCAAGCCTTGACTGGTTGTGCAACGCGGTGGCGCTGACCTCGGACGGGCGCCTGTTCGTGGGCCTGCCACGCTGGCCGGGCTTCGAGAAAACCCCATCCATTGCCCAGGTATTGCCCGACGGCAGCCTCAAGCCATTCCCGGGCGGCCAGTGGAATAACTGGGCGCCCGGCAAGCCCGGCGCCCAGGCACTGGTGAAGGTCAACACCATCCACATCTTCGACGACGATACCTTGTGGGCCATCGACCAAGGCGAGGACGCCGGCCCCCAGGGCATCAACCCGGCGCAGAAAATCCTGCAGTTCGACACCCACACCGGCAAGCTGCTGCGCAGCATCAGCCTGCCGCCCAGCGTGCTGCCGGCGGGAGCCAACCTCAACGACCTGCGCCTGGACGCCGAGCATGCCTACGTGACCGACTCGGGCTTGGGCGCGATCATCGTCGTCAACCTGCGCACCGGTGCCTCGGTGCGGCGCCTGGCCGATCACCCGTCGACCAAAATGCTGCCCGAACGCCGGCCCATCGGCGAAGACGGCCAGGTGCTGTTGATGCCCGATGGCAGCGACCACCAGGTGCATTCGGACCCCATCGAGATCAGCCCCGACGGCCAGTGGCTGTATTACCAGGCACTGAGCGGGCCGTTGTGGCGGGTGCCCACCGCCGGGTTGCGCGATACCCAGCTCACGGAAAAAGCCCTGGGCGAGCAGGTGCAGTTTGTCTACGACACCGGCCCCTTGACCGGCACCGGCATCGACAGCGCCGGCAACCTGTACCTGGCCGAATACGACAAACCACGGGTCACCGTGTTGTCGCCCGACGGCACCCTGCGGGTGGTGGTCGAGGACCCGCGCTTGTGGAACCCCGATGCGCTGTTCATCTCGCGCCAACGCGAGCTGTACATCCCTGTGCCACAGAGCGCGCGCATGGCCGCCAATCGGGGACCAGGCGGCGTCAACGGCCTGCAACTGCCGTTCAAGATCTACAAGGTGCAACTGCCGCCGGCACTCGGTAGCCGCGAGGCGGTGCCAGCACTGGTCGGTGCGCCCCTGCCCGGTTAA
- a CDS encoding mandelate racemase/muconate lactonizing enzyme family protein, which produces MSTITCVRTLRLPQRPKLIWLEIETDEGLIGLGETFRGAATVEAAVHELIAPGLIGRDSRQIEAISLELTTPYVGYHSASAEIRAASAVDIALWDLKGQRHGIPIHEALGGACRDRIRVYNTCAGYDFNTQQGARREIGESDRTQGPYDDQLAFSRDAGALAISLVEEGYTAMKIWPFDRFARQAGANTISLAEVRQGVEAFRQIRQAVGDRIEIMCELHSLWDSAAALRICQALEEFEPYWVEDPLCKMDDAQALADLRRRTRVPICASETLGGSVAYRDLLNAGSLDYLMLDLVWCGGFTEARKIAALAQAYNKPLAPHDCTGPVALFAGLQLGLHAPTAVLQEVVRASLSTWYGELVTHLPEISAGFAAAPTRPGLGTALRPEIKQRPDAIIRETHR; this is translated from the coding sequence ATGTCGACGATCACCTGCGTAAGAACGCTGCGCCTGCCGCAACGCCCCAAGCTGATATGGCTTGAAATCGAAACCGACGAAGGCCTGATTGGCCTCGGTGAAACCTTTCGTGGCGCCGCCACCGTTGAAGCGGCAGTACACGAGCTGATCGCCCCTGGCTTGATCGGTCGTGACTCGCGGCAGATCGAGGCCATCTCGCTGGAACTCACCACCCCCTACGTCGGCTACCACAGCGCCAGCGCCGAGATCCGCGCCGCCAGTGCGGTGGACATTGCCCTGTGGGACCTCAAGGGCCAGCGCCACGGCATCCCTATCCACGAAGCGCTCGGCGGCGCCTGTCGCGATCGCATCCGGGTGTACAACACCTGCGCCGGCTACGACTTCAACACCCAGCAAGGAGCGCGCCGTGAAATCGGCGAATCGGACCGCACCCAAGGCCCCTACGACGACCAGTTGGCCTTCAGCCGCGACGCCGGCGCCTTGGCCATAAGCCTGGTGGAGGAGGGCTACACGGCCATGAAGATCTGGCCCTTCGACCGGTTTGCACGGCAAGCGGGTGCCAATACCATCAGCCTGGCCGAAGTACGCCAAGGGGTCGAAGCCTTTCGCCAGATCCGCCAGGCGGTGGGCGATCGCATCGAAATCATGTGCGAACTGCACAGCCTGTGGGACAGCGCGGCGGCGCTGCGCATCTGCCAGGCGCTGGAAGAGTTCGAGCCCTACTGGGTCGAAGACCCGCTGTGCAAGATGGACGACGCCCAAGCGCTGGCCGACCTGCGCCGGCGCACCCGGGTGCCAATCTGCGCCAGCGAAACCCTGGGCGGCAGCGTGGCCTACCGCGATCTGCTCAACGCCGGCAGCCTGGACTACCTGATGTTGGACCTGGTGTGGTGTGGTGGCTTTACCGAGGCGCGCAAGATCGCGGCGCTCGCCCAGGCCTACAACAAACCGTTGGCGCCCCACGATTGCACCGGGCCGGTGGCCTTGTTCGCCGGGTTGCAACTGGGCCTGCATGCGCCCACCGCGGTATTGCAGGAAGTGGTGCGGGCGTCGTTGTCCACCTGGTATGGCGAGCTGGTCACCCACCTGCCCGAGATCAGCGCAGGGTTCGCGGCCGCGCCCACCCGTCCTGGTTTGGGCACGGCACTGCGACCGGAAATAAAGCAGCGCCCCGACGCCATCATCCGGGAAACCCATCGCTGA
- a CDS encoding LacI family DNA-binding transcriptional regulator produces MAGMPPDHNDPSRGAVTLSDVARLAGVAPMTVSRYLNQPETVRSATRLKVQRAIEQTGYVQNRLAGALKSSRSRLVAVVMPMVTNPIFSDTFQAINERLAKAGYQVLLGVSGYEREQEQELLEVILSRRPDGIILTGTLHTPASRNRLRAARVPVVETWDLTPEPIDMLVGFSHEQAGRGVARQLLGQGYRQFALLAVDDPRGLRRAASFTQSLAESGIVDVHQQIFQGTPTLAQGRVGLSALLARQAIEPGTPLAVVCTSDTIAHGVLTEAAARGIQVPGQLAVMGFGDMSFAAHTFPALSTVRIDGALMGDTAAQMLLERLQGQGSAGAVRDIGFVLVQRESTADVLT; encoded by the coding sequence ATGGCGGGCATGCCACCAGACCACAACGATCCCTCGCGCGGCGCGGTTACCTTGAGTGATGTCGCGCGCCTGGCCGGCGTCGCGCCGATGACCGTGTCACGCTACCTCAACCAGCCTGAAACGGTACGCAGCGCCACGCGGCTGAAGGTGCAGCGCGCCATCGAACAGACCGGCTATGTGCAAAATCGCCTGGCCGGCGCGCTCAAGTCCAGCCGCAGCCGGCTGGTGGCGGTGGTGATGCCGATGGTCACCAACCCGATCTTCTCCGACACTTTCCAGGCCATCAACGAGCGCCTGGCCAAGGCGGGCTACCAGGTGCTGCTGGGGGTTTCGGGCTATGAGCGCGAGCAGGAACAGGAGCTGCTGGAAGTGATCCTCAGCCGCCGACCCGACGGCATCATTTTGACCGGCACGCTGCATACGCCCGCCAGCCGCAACCGCCTGCGCGCCGCCCGGGTGCCGGTGGTGGAGACCTGGGACCTGACCCCGGAACCCATCGACATGCTGGTGGGCTTTTCCCATGAGCAGGCCGGCCGCGGGGTGGCCCGCCAGTTGCTCGGCCAAGGCTATCGGCAGTTTGCCTTGCTGGCGGTGGACGACCCACGCGGCTTGCGCCGGGCGGCCAGTTTTACCCAATCACTGGCAGAAAGCGGCATTGTCGATGTGCACCAGCAGATCTTCCAGGGAACGCCCACGCTGGCCCAAGGCCGCGTGGGGTTGAGCGCCTTGCTTGCCCGACAAGCCATTGAGCCGGGTACGCCGTTGGCCGTGGTGTGCACCTCCGACACCATCGCCCACGGCGTGCTGACCGAAGCGGCGGCGCGGGGCATTCAAGTGCCGGGGCAGTTGGCGGTGATGGGCTTTGGCGACATGAGTTTTGCGGCCCATACCTTTCCTGCACTTTCCACGGTGCGAATCGATGGCGCGCTGATGGGCGACACGGCAGCGCAGATGTTGCTGGAGCGGTTGCAGGGGCAGGGCAGTGCTGGGGCGGTCAGGGATATTGGCTTTGTGTTGGTGCAGCGCGAGAGCACGGCTGATGTTTTGACCTGA
- a CDS encoding GlcG/HbpS family heme-binding protein yields MKTTLTLAALTLTALLPALALAQAPATAQVVNQPNVSTAAALQLAERATQLAASRNMNICIAVTDADGHLLAFTRMQGAYAGCVDASMAKATSAARFAINTITFYDLARKENLAIGTIPGILPAVGGVVLKHDGAVVGSVGISGATDLTEQKLAEDLAATFP; encoded by the coding sequence ATGAAAACAACACTGACACTGGCTGCCCTGACCTTGACCGCTTTGCTGCCCGCCCTTGCTTTGGCCCAGGCCCCTGCCACGGCCCAAGTGGTGAACCAACCCAACGTGTCCACCGCCGCCGCCCTGCAATTGGCCGAGCGGGCCACGCAGTTGGCCGCCTCGCGCAACATGAACATCTGCATCGCCGTTACCGATGCCGACGGCCACTTGCTCGCATTCACTCGCATGCAGGGTGCCTACGCAGGTTGCGTGGATGCCTCGATGGCCAAGGCCACCTCGGCGGCGCGCTTTGCCATCAACACCATCACCTTCTATGACCTGGCCCGCAAAGAGAACCTGGCCATCGGCACCATTCCGGGCATTTTGCCAGCGGTGGGCGGGGTGGTGCTCAAGCACGACGGTGCGGTGGTCGGCAGCGTGGGCATTAGCGGTGCCACCGACCTGACCGAGCAAAAGCTGGCTGAAGACCTGGCCGCAACTTTCCCATAA
- a CDS encoding 3-oxoacid CoA-transferase subunit B, with translation MTVMKKLSRNEMAQRVAEDILEGAYVNLGIGVPTLVANYLGDKEVFLHSENGVLGMGPSPAAGEEDDDLINAGKQHVTLLTGGAFFHHADSFSMMRGGHIDIAVLGAFQVSVKGDLANWHTGAEGSIPAVGGAMDLATGARQVFVMMDHLTKTGESKLVPECTYPLTGIGCVSRIYTDLAILDVTPEGLKVREIVADISFDALQELSGVPLIK, from the coding sequence ATGACCGTCATGAAAAAACTTTCGCGCAATGAAATGGCCCAGCGCGTGGCCGAAGACATCCTTGAAGGCGCCTACGTGAACCTGGGCATCGGCGTACCCACCCTGGTGGCCAATTACCTGGGCGACAAGGAAGTGTTCCTGCACAGCGAAAACGGCGTGCTGGGCATGGGCCCAAGCCCGGCAGCGGGCGAGGAAGACGATGACCTGATCAACGCCGGCAAGCAGCACGTGACGCTGTTGACCGGTGGCGCGTTCTTCCACCACGCCGACTCGTTCTCGATGATGCGTGGCGGCCACATCGACATCGCCGTACTGGGCGCCTTCCAGGTGTCGGTCAAAGGCGACCTGGCCAACTGGCACACCGGCGCCGAAGGCTCGATCCCGGCCGTGGGCGGCGCGATGGACCTGGCCACCGGCGCACGCCAGGTGTTCGTGATGATGGACCACCTGACCAAGACCGGCGAAAGCAAGCTGGTGCCCGAGTGCACCTACCCGCTGACCGGCATCGGCTGCGTGAGCCGGATCTACACTGACCTGGCCATCCTGGACGTGACCCCCGAAGGGCTGAAAGTGCGCGAGATCGTCGCCGACATCAGCTTTGACGCACTGCAGGAACTGAGCGGCGTGCCGCTGATCAAGTAA
- a CDS encoding gluconate 2-dehydrogenase subunit 3 family protein, with product MNRRDALISLVQLTALGVAGTAGASVITARTPMPVGTRPDALPKPPRAGALVFFTAQEAREVAAIFDRLIPEDELGMGASEAGCVTFIDRELAGDFGQAASVYRLGPIVPGTPEQGPQFKQTPAERYRTGLKDLAAYCQAQHGKPFSELDGDTQDALLRTLESGTLKLPATGAADFFALLLQNVREGYLADPMYGGNRGMVGWKLIGFPGARYDYRPYLNKKGMALNIEPVSLLDNAG from the coding sequence ATGAACAGACGAGACGCCTTGATCTCGCTCGTGCAACTGACTGCACTGGGCGTGGCCGGCACCGCAGGGGCGAGCGTGATCACCGCCCGCACCCCGATGCCCGTGGGCACCCGGCCGGATGCCCTGCCCAAACCGCCGCGCGCAGGCGCCCTGGTGTTTTTCACCGCGCAAGAAGCCCGGGAAGTGGCGGCGATATTCGACCGATTGATCCCCGAGGACGAACTGGGCATGGGCGCCAGCGAAGCCGGTTGCGTGACCTTTATCGATCGCGAGCTGGCCGGCGATTTCGGCCAGGCCGCCAGTGTCTATCGCCTGGGGCCCATCGTGCCCGGCACACCCGAGCAAGGCCCGCAGTTCAAGCAAACGCCAGCCGAGCGTTACCGCACCGGCCTCAAGGACCTGGCCGCTTACTGCCAGGCCCAGCATGGCAAACCCTTCAGCGAACTGGACGGTGACACCCAGGACGCGCTGTTGCGCACCCTGGAAAGCGGCACGCTGAAACTGCCCGCTACCGGGGCTGCCGACTTTTTTGCCCTGCTGCTGCAAAACGTGCGCGAAGGTTACCTGGCCGACCCGATGTACGGCGGCAACCGGGGCATGGTGGGTTGGAAGCTGATCGGTTTTCCCGGCGCGCGCTATGACTACCGCCCCTACCTCAACAAGAAAGGCATGGCGCTGAACATCGAACCGGTGAGCCTGCTCGACAACGCCGGCTAG
- a CDS encoding GMC family oxidoreductase, translated as MANARPKADVVVIGLGWSGSVIAEELARAGLKVVAIERGAWRDTATDFPPSVDTDELRWATRKEILQPPKLETYTFRNNASQQALPVREWSNLTLGYNVGGAGTHWAAASWRFNPFDFQPYSKTIERYGKQQLVPGLQVQDWGITYDELEPFYDRFERIAGTSGQAGVIKGQIIPGGNPFEGSRSRDFPTPPLVPSRWNDIFTQKTTQMGLHPFPVPAGTISRAYVNALGVHMGPCTYCGYCQLFGCGNWSKSSPNACVVPALMRQPTFEVMTETEVLHINKAPDGKTATGVTFVGKDGVVGEQPADIVIVAAYQLDNVRLMLLSGIGEPYDPRTKKGVIGRNYSFQTLSYAYLWFENEHLNPFINTGCLAIQIDDYNADNFDHSGLGFIGGAGIQSLSNNGLPIGMAGVLPKQAPTWGKGWKKAFQHSYQNWAMVQGQGTSYSHQDMYFDLDPTYKDNYGRPLMRMTFDYNLNDKRSGEFVRQKCEAIAKAVGGTHIESYNFADDHYTPFRSNDSSHTIGGVVMGTDPNTSALNRYQQSWEVHNVFVLGASSFPNNGGFNPTVTIGALALWTAKAIKEQYLKSPGPLVQA; from the coding sequence ATGGCAAACGCAAGACCTAAAGCAGACGTGGTGGTGATCGGCCTTGGCTGGTCGGGCTCGGTGATCGCCGAGGAACTGGCCCGCGCGGGCCTGAAAGTGGTCGCCATCGAACGGGGCGCCTGGCGCGACACCGCCACCGACTTTCCGCCGTCTGTGGACACCGATGAACTGCGCTGGGCCACGCGCAAAGAGATCCTGCAACCGCCCAAGCTTGAAACCTACACCTTTCGCAACAACGCCTCGCAGCAAGCGCTGCCAGTGCGCGAGTGGAGCAACCTGACCCTGGGTTATAACGTCGGCGGCGCCGGCACCCACTGGGCCGCAGCCTCCTGGCGCTTCAACCCGTTCGACTTCCAGCCTTACAGCAAAACCATCGAGCGCTACGGCAAGCAGCAGTTGGTGCCCGGCCTGCAAGTCCAGGACTGGGGCATCACCTATGACGAGCTGGAGCCGTTCTACGACCGCTTCGAACGCATTGCCGGCACCAGCGGCCAGGCCGGGGTGATCAAGGGCCAGATCATCCCCGGCGGCAACCCGTTCGAGGGCTCGCGCAGCCGTGATTTTCCGACACCGCCGCTGGTGCCCAGCCGCTGGAATGACATCTTCACCCAGAAGACCACCCAGATGGGCCTGCACCCCTTCCCCGTGCCGGCCGGTACCATATCGCGCGCCTACGTCAACGCCCTGGGCGTGCACATGGGCCCCTGTACTTACTGCGGCTATTGCCAACTGTTCGGCTGCGGCAACTGGTCCAAAAGCAGCCCCAACGCCTGCGTGGTCCCGGCGTTGATGCGCCAGCCCACCTTCGAGGTCATGACCGAGACCGAAGTGCTGCACATCAACAAGGCGCCCGACGGCAAGACCGCCACCGGGGTGACTTTCGTGGGCAAGGACGGCGTGGTGGGCGAGCAACCGGCCGACATCGTCATCGTCGCCGCCTACCAGCTCGACAACGTGCGCCTGATGCTGCTGTCAGGCATAGGCGAGCCGTATGACCCGCGCACTAAAAAAGGCGTGATCGGCCGCAATTACAGCTTCCAGACCCTGTCCTACGCCTACCTGTGGTTTGAGAACGAACACCTCAACCCGTTCATCAACACCGGTTGCCTGGCCATCCAGATCGATGACTACAACGCCGACAACTTCGACCACAGCGGGCTGGGCTTCATCGGTGGCGCAGGCATTCAGTCGCTGTCCAACAACGGCCTGCCGATCGGCATGGCCGGCGTGCTGCCCAAGCAAGCGCCTACCTGGGGCAAGGGTTGGAAAAAAGCCTTCCAGCACAGCTATCAGAACTGGGCGATGGTGCAGGGCCAGGGCACCAGTTACTCCCATCAAGACATGTACTTCGACCTGGACCCCACCTACAAGGACAACTACGGCCGGCCGCTGATGCGCATGACCTTCGACTACAACCTCAACGACAAGCGCTCCGGCGAATTCGTGCGACAAAAATGCGAGGCCATCGCCAAGGCCGTGGGGGGCACGCACATCGAGTCGTACAACTTTGCCGACGACCACTACACCCCGTTCCGCTCCAACGATTCGTCCCACACCATCGGTGGCGTGGTGATGGGCACCGACCCGAACACCAGCGCCCTGAACCGCTACCAACAGAGCTGGGAGGTGCACAACGTATTCGTGCTGGGTGCCTCGTCGTTCCCCAACAACGGCGGTTTCAACCCCACCGTCACCATCGGCGCGCTGGCGCTGTGGACGGCCAAGGCGATCAAGGAACAGTACCTGAAAAGCCCAGGCCCCCTGGTTCAGGCATAA